The genomic interval TCGCTCACGGACACGTAGGAGTGCGCGCGCTCCGTGTACGCCGCGAACTCGGTCTGCTCGAACGACCGCTGGATGCGGTCGAGTTCGTCCAGTGTCTCCCGGAAGTGGACGAACAGGAGGTCGGCCTTGCTTCCCGTGACGCTGAACACCGCGGAGTCGCCCGCGTCGCTCCGCGCGAGCGCCTCCCGGTGTTTCTGGAACGCGGCCGCGTCCTCGATAGCCGTTTCGCGGTCGCGTTCGGGCGCGTCCCGCCACGCGTCCCAGTCCACGGTTCGGAAGTCGTGCAGCGCGAACCAGCCCTCGTCCGTTTCGGGCGCGTCAATCATACACGGGACTTGGGAGACCTCCGACAAGCAACTTTCGCGTTCGCGCTCCCGCTCACGCTCGCGTTGGCCGCTATCGCCCCGACCGAAACCCTTTCCGTGACGCCCGGGGAAACGATGAGAGAATGCGTAAGAGCGGACCGCCGAAGGGACTCGTCTCGTATCTCGTTCTGGAACTCCTCGCCGAACAGCCCCGGTACGGGTACGAGCTCCTCAAGGAAATCACGGAACTCAGCGGCGGTCACTGGGAGCCCTCGTACGGCTCCGTCTACCCCATCCTCTACAAGTTCGAGGAGAACGGCTGGGCGGAGCGCATCGAGCGCGAGGACGAACCCGACCGGAAGTACTTCGAACTCACCGAGGAGGGCCGCGCGGAACTCGCGGAGAAACGCGAGGAGGTCGGCGGCACCGCCCACGACTTCGCGGACATCATCCTCGGATTCTACCACATGTACGCCGTGCTCGGCATCGACGACCGATTCGACGTGGAGAACCCCGCGGAGGGCTGGCGGTTCGGCGAGGAGTTCTCGGCGTGGATCGTGGAGCAGGTCGTCCGCCACCACGAACACTACTTCGACACGACGTTCGAGCGCGTCCCGGACACGCCCGAGGAGTTCAACGAGCGGATGGGCGTCTCAGACGAGTAGGTTCGGGAACAGCATCAGGAGGAGGCAGGCGAGCATCGCGAGGCCGACGCTCGTCGTCACCGCCCTGACCGCGCTCCGCTTGTCCTCGACGGGGAGGCGTGACACCACGGATTCGACGCTCGTCCGGAGGAGGTGGCCGCCGTCGAGCGGATACCCCGGGATGCAGTTGAAGAACCC from Salarchaeum japonicum carries:
- a CDS encoding PadR family transcriptional regulator translates to MRKSGPPKGLVSYLVLELLAEQPRYGYELLKEITELSGGHWEPSYGSVYPILYKFEENGWAERIEREDEPDRKYFELTEEGRAELAEKREEVGGTAHDFADIILGFYHMYAVLGIDDRFDVENPAEGWRFGEEFSAWIVEQVVRHHEHYFDTTFERVPDTPEEFNERMGVSDE